Part of the Bacillus cereus group sp. RP43 genome is shown below.
TACCCTTTTGACTAACAAGTTGTCTGACCGTTTCTACTACTTCACGTCTTCCCTGAGGGTCTAACATTGAAGTTGCTTCATCTAGTATTAAAATAGATGGCTGAAGTGCTAAAATACCTGCTATTGCGACTCGCTGCTTTTGTCCACCAGATAACGAATGGGGTTCTTCATTTAAAAAATCTTCCATACGGACAAGTTGCAGAGCTTGTTCTAGTCTTTCTATCATCTGCTCCCTTGGCATTCCGATGTTCTCAAGGCCGAATACAACGTCATCTTGTACTGTCGTTCCAACAAATTGATTATCTGGATTTTGAAATACCATCCCAATTTGTTTTCGAACATCCCATACTGTTTCCTCTGATAAAATCATTGTATCATTTACAGTAATTGTCCCTGATTCCGGTAAAAATAAGCCATTCAATAATTTTGCAAGTGTAGACTTCCCTGAACCA
Proteins encoded:
- a CDS encoding energy-coupling factor ABC transporter ATP-binding protein — its product is MKKEKLRTENISFQYPGAASYALKDVSFSLYEGEWVSVIGQNGSGKSTLAKLLNGLFLPESGTITVNDTMILSEETVWDVRKQIGMVFQNPDNQFVGTTVQDDVVFGLENIGMPREQMIERLEQALQLVRMEDFLNEEPHSLSGGQKQRVAIAGILALQPSILILDEATSMLDPQGRREVVETVRQLVSQKGITVLSITHDLEEAAQSDRIIILNKGEILEEGTPEQIFKSSHMLQEIGLDVPFSVKIAELLKRNEIHLQNMHLTMESLVNELWRLHSKK